In a genomic window of Streptomyces sp. NBC_01231:
- the cas5e gene encoding type I-E CRISPR-associated protein Cas5/CasD, protein MTGHVLLIRLAAPLQSWGTVSRFSRRDTHSRPTKSGVIGLCAAALGHDRADELGELTAVRFGVRADHPGTPVRDYHIVGAGRYPIRPRDIITDHRRAAALAVGMAGSEGTAFGHHELAEWYGAPKYVVTEPDSGALVSKQLSRGALVTERWYLADAAFVAALQHPDRAFLETVAAALESPKRLLWLGRKSCPPSGTLAGPLNSGTVEDVFKSTAMLPSQSVGARPSPRPWAWIETTPGAPAATPVQDQPVTFDADRRAHTTRWETRTRITIAENAIEWDVIP, encoded by the coding sequence GTGACGGGGCACGTCCTGCTCATCAGGCTCGCTGCCCCCCTACAGTCCTGGGGAACGGTCTCCCGGTTCTCCCGACGCGACACCCACAGCCGTCCGACGAAGTCCGGGGTGATCGGTCTGTGCGCCGCGGCCCTCGGACATGACCGGGCCGACGAACTCGGCGAACTCACGGCAGTCCGCTTCGGCGTTCGGGCCGATCACCCCGGCACCCCGGTGCGCGACTACCACATCGTCGGAGCTGGCAGGTATCCCATCCGCCCGCGTGACATCATCACCGATCACCGCAGGGCGGCCGCGCTGGCCGTCGGCATGGCTGGCAGCGAGGGCACCGCGTTCGGACACCACGAGCTCGCCGAGTGGTACGGAGCGCCGAAATACGTCGTCACCGAACCGGATTCGGGCGCTCTGGTCTCGAAACAGCTCTCCCGAGGCGCGCTCGTCACCGAACGCTGGTATCTAGCTGATGCCGCGTTCGTCGCCGCGCTGCAGCACCCAGACCGAGCCTTTCTCGAGACGGTCGCTGCGGCGCTGGAGAGCCCCAAACGCCTGCTGTGGCTGGGGCGCAAATCATGCCCACCGTCCGGAACGCTGGCCGGACCACTCAATAGCGGGACTGTCGAAGACGTCTTCAAGTCCACCGCGATGTTGCCGTCGCAGAGCGTTGGGGCACGTCCGTCGCCCCGGCCCTGGGCCTGGATCGAAACGACACCGGGCGCCCCAGCAGCAACCCCTGTACAGGACCAGCCCGTCACCTTCGATGCGGACCGTCGCGCACACACCACGCGCTGGGAGACACGGACCCGCATCACCATCGCCGAGAACGCCATCGAATGGGACGTCATCCCGTGA
- a CDS encoding type I-E CRISPR-associated protein Cas6/Cse3/CasE, with the protein MGRHPVTKPPASARFVATHSILTMDARHPYTAKSLVDAQDMHRTVMSGFRGWVEDGNADARAQMGVLSTWSVDLKAGALVLVVQSKVPGDWAGMPRGALTDKPHVITVDRTFRTGDSLTFRTVVNPTHSRTSGPPAPDRPRGRRTAHTRPDHVKNWFIRRLQLPGEPRKGPDGVTRIGATAEAETLAVRMLPTVTSAGPHRGLRIVRAEIRGTLTVTDPSALVDAMTQGIGHGRAYGCGLLLTR; encoded by the coding sequence ATGGGACGTCATCCCGTGACCAAGCCGCCCGCTTCAGCCCGCTTCGTCGCCACACACAGCATCCTCACGATGGACGCTCGGCACCCGTACACCGCCAAGTCTCTCGTCGACGCCCAGGACATGCACCGCACGGTCATGAGCGGCTTCCGGGGCTGGGTCGAAGACGGCAACGCCGATGCCCGCGCCCAAATGGGAGTGCTGTCCACCTGGTCCGTCGATCTGAAGGCAGGCGCGCTCGTCCTAGTCGTGCAGTCCAAAGTGCCAGGGGACTGGGCGGGCATGCCCCGCGGGGCACTCACCGACAAACCACACGTGATCACGGTCGACCGCACGTTCCGCACCGGCGACTCTCTCACCTTCCGAACAGTCGTCAACCCCACTCACAGCCGAACATCCGGGCCGCCGGCTCCAGACCGCCCCCGCGGTCGGCGCACCGCTCACACCCGTCCCGACCACGTGAAGAACTGGTTCATACGCCGTCTCCAGCTACCCGGCGAGCCACGCAAAGGTCCTGACGGCGTCACCCGCATCGGCGCCACCGCCGAGGCGGAGACCCTGGCCGTCCGGATGCTTCCCACCGTCACAAGCGCGGGCCCGCACAGAGGTCTGCGCATCGTCCGCGCAGAAATCCGGGGCACGCTCACGGTCACTGATCCTTCCGCCCTAGTAGACGCGATGACCCAGGGCATCGGACATGGACGGGCGTACGGCTGCGGACTTCTGCTCACGCGGTGA
- a CDS encoding terminase family protein, translating into MTPRDHESVIARYKTLPPGQRRTIARAASPMLRAELARVERQLAMDRSPGALAAVLTGGREMQAPHLDLIDQAFIDMAAGRCDRVMLTMPPRHGKSRRASRWAPLWYLRRNPGHRMMIASYSADLADDHGRWIRDAINTWGDDLGIQLKPGSQAANRFDIVGGEGGLLAAGIGGGLTGRGAHIAIVDDPVKDMADADSPTMRKRAWDWWTSVLQTRLEPAGAICLIQTRWHEDDLAGRILATESDAWRVIDLPAIADSPDDPLGRTPGQALWPERFDVTHHARTRKRVGERVWAALYLQKPRPPEGGVWKREWIDTARINAVQFSGLDMARIVVAVDPAGGESTVGDETGVIGLGRDFDRQLYVLADRSGSMGANDWGLAACRLALELKSDAIVVEKNYGGDMARQIVTQAWEQLRRDGVTKGLLMPMILEVTAKVGKRLRAAPVAQLYEQQLVHHVGEYPELEGQMATWVEGMDSPDRMDAAVHGLTELADPDQLDTLPTDTDDDRFDGRR; encoded by the coding sequence ATGACTCCGCGCGACCACGAGAGCGTCATCGCCCGCTACAAAACCCTCCCCCCGGGGCAGCGCCGCACCATCGCGCGGGCCGCATCTCCCATGCTGCGCGCCGAGCTGGCGCGCGTCGAACGCCAACTCGCCATGGACCGCTCACCCGGTGCTCTTGCCGCCGTCCTCACCGGCGGACGCGAGATGCAGGCGCCGCACCTCGATCTCATCGACCAGGCGTTCATCGACATGGCCGCAGGCCGATGCGACCGCGTCATGCTGACCATGCCCCCGCGGCACGGCAAGAGCCGACGCGCATCCCGCTGGGCACCCCTCTGGTACCTGCGGCGCAACCCCGGCCACCGCATGATGATCGCCAGCTACTCCGCCGACCTGGCCGACGATCACGGCCGGTGGATCAGGGACGCCATCAACACCTGGGGCGACGACCTGGGCATCCAGCTCAAGCCAGGAAGCCAGGCTGCCAACCGCTTCGACATCGTCGGCGGCGAAGGCGGCCTCCTCGCGGCCGGTATCGGCGGCGGCCTCACTGGACGTGGCGCACACATCGCCATCGTCGACGACCCGGTCAAGGACATGGCCGACGCCGACAGCCCCACCATGCGCAAGCGGGCCTGGGACTGGTGGACCTCCGTCCTGCAGACCCGACTCGAACCCGCCGGTGCCATCTGCCTCATCCAGACCCGATGGCACGAAGACGACCTCGCCGGACGCATCCTCGCCACCGAGAGCGACGCCTGGCGGGTCATCGACCTGCCCGCCATTGCCGACAGCCCCGACGACCCCCTTGGCCGCACACCCGGTCAGGCGCTGTGGCCCGAACGCTTCGACGTCACGCACCACGCTAGGACCCGTAAGCGAGTCGGCGAACGCGTCTGGGCCGCCCTCTACTTGCAGAAGCCCCGACCACCGGAGGGAGGCGTCTGGAAACGCGAGTGGATCGACACCGCCCGCATCAACGCCGTCCAGTTCTCCGGTCTCGACATGGCGCGCATCGTTGTTGCCGTCGACCCTGCCGGCGGAGAGTCCACCGTCGGAGACGAGACGGGCGTCATCGGCCTCGGCCGCGACTTTGACCGACAGCTGTACGTCCTGGCCGACCGATCCGGCTCGATGGGCGCCAACGACTGGGGCCTGGCCGCATGCCGTCTCGCGCTCGAACTCAAGTCCGACGCAATCGTGGTTGAGAAGAACTACGGCGGAGACATGGCGCGTCAGATCGTCACCCAGGCGTGGGAGCAGCTGCGCCGCGACGGCGTCACCAAGGGCCTGCTGATGCCGATGATCCTGGAGGTCACCGCCAAGGTCGGCAAACGTCTGCGCGCAGCTCCCGTTGCCCAGCTCTACGAACAGCAACTCGTGCACCACGTCGGCGAATACCCCGAACTGGAAGGCCAGATGGCCACCTGGGTCGAGGGAATGGACAGCCCAGACCGCATGGACGCCGCCGTACACGGACTGACCGAGCTGGCCGACCCCGACCAGCTCGACACGCTGCCCACAGACACCGATGACGACCGCTTCGATGGCCGCCGCTGA
- a CDS encoding ParB N-terminal domain-containing protein: protein MSSAPTTTFYEAYPLDRLRPADYNPRRLSEEAFVRLQASLRRHGVVKPVILNADGTLVAGHQRTKGLQAIGLTHTPAVMLGTKVRLQDEIQFNLLHNRVETEASVVYAEPGVIGAWSWIPWQSIRVAERKNLSFVNAIGHMTAGHGPWGSVVIDDQGRIVLNAEYAVVASINRFDLLAWTVTSADAAQLHADLTGEYGVYDWTAIESKAPVWNQHIVQPKRLRKFSSKAKAGKLAYGSETWDQLVTPWLKPTHRVVDFGAGYGDYAKHLRAKGFNIHDYEPYRCRDGSYAVDIRAVVSMIRDIDKDIQTNGLYDVVVLDSVINATTSLDYQHWVMTTVNALCSADGVVCLGTRNLARELRDEQAKRVTSQTATTKMSFLDEDNVEMNFVKGKWQKLRFHTPETLEPLLRRYFEDVQVTDLSGSNIKATCRRPIALPKMEYEKALEEEFNMPYPNGFRHGRHLELVGNLIKLAVERNESLVN, encoded by the coding sequence ATGAGCAGCGCGCCCACCACGACGTTCTACGAGGCGTACCCGCTCGACCGGCTTCGCCCCGCCGACTACAACCCGCGCCGCCTCAGCGAGGAGGCGTTCGTCAGGCTTCAGGCGTCACTGCGCCGCCACGGTGTCGTGAAGCCCGTCATCCTCAACGCCGACGGCACGCTGGTCGCAGGCCACCAGAGAACCAAGGGCCTCCAGGCCATCGGCCTGACGCACACGCCCGCGGTCATGCTCGGCACGAAGGTCAGGTTGCAGGACGAGATCCAGTTCAACCTGCTGCACAACCGAGTCGAGACCGAGGCCAGCGTCGTCTACGCCGAGCCCGGCGTCATCGGCGCCTGGTCGTGGATTCCATGGCAGTCGATCCGGGTCGCGGAACGGAAGAACCTCTCCTTCGTCAACGCCATCGGGCACATGACCGCCGGCCACGGCCCGTGGGGGAGCGTCGTCATCGACGACCAGGGCCGCATCGTCCTCAACGCCGAATACGCCGTCGTCGCCTCCATCAACCGCTTCGACCTCCTTGCCTGGACCGTCACATCCGCCGACGCCGCCCAACTCCACGCCGACCTCACCGGCGAGTACGGCGTCTACGACTGGACCGCCATCGAGAGCAAGGCGCCGGTGTGGAACCAGCACATCGTGCAGCCCAAGAGGCTCCGCAAGTTCTCCTCCAAGGCCAAGGCCGGAAAGCTCGCCTACGGCTCCGAGACCTGGGACCAGCTGGTCACGCCCTGGCTCAAGCCCACCCACCGGGTCGTGGACTTCGGCGCCGGGTACGGCGACTACGCCAAGCACCTGCGCGCCAAGGGCTTCAACATCCACGACTACGAGCCCTACCGCTGTCGAGACGGCTCGTACGCCGTCGACATCCGCGCCGTCGTCAGCATGATCCGCGACATCGACAAGGACATCCAGACCAACGGCCTCTACGACGTGGTGGTCCTCGACTCCGTCATCAACGCCACCACATCCCTTGACTACCAGCACTGGGTGATGACCACCGTCAACGCCCTCTGCTCGGCGGACGGAGTCGTATGCCTCGGCACCCGCAACCTCGCCCGCGAACTCCGGGACGAGCAGGCCAAGCGGGTCACCTCCCAGACAGCCACCACGAAGATGAGCTTCCTCGACGAGGACAACGTCGAGATGAACTTCGTCAAGGGGAAATGGCAGAAGCTCCGCTTCCACACCCCCGAGACCCTGGAGCCACTCCTCCGCCGCTACTTCGAGGACGTACAGGTCACCGACCTCAGCGGCTCCAACATCAAGGCCACCTGCCGCCGCCCCATCGCACTCCCCAAAATGGAATACGAGAAGGCACTTGAAGAAGAATTTAACATGCCTTACCCGAATGGCTTCCGACATGGCAGGCATCTGGAATTAGTGGGGAATTTGATAAAATTAGCAGTAGAGAGAAATGAATCTCTCGTTAATTGA
- a CDS encoding ParB N-terminal domain-containing protein, whose translation MTPTPANIPELLLPLAVPTEDLTPYYRNPRNGDLPSIAESLTVNGQYRAIVVNKGTHTGRHNEILAGNHTYAAAQQLGWERIAVTWVDVDDDAAARIVIVDNRTNDLAGYDSVLLAEILSEIPDLAGTGYDRESVDRLLDDTSLPETLELTSDGAGTGAAATVDYLQWGYLQWESKRVRITSEEVEALNAIYTKFVDDTNSDLGFGWHVLQQAHEEGEAA comes from the coding sequence GTGACCCCGACGCCCGCCAACATCCCCGAACTGCTCCTGCCGCTTGCCGTCCCCACCGAGGACCTCACTCCGTACTACCGGAACCCCCGCAACGGTGACCTCCCCTCGATCGCCGAATCGCTGACCGTCAATGGCCAGTACCGCGCGATCGTCGTGAACAAGGGCACCCACACGGGCCGCCACAACGAGATCCTGGCGGGCAACCACACGTACGCGGCTGCCCAGCAGCTCGGCTGGGAGCGGATCGCCGTCACCTGGGTCGACGTCGATGACGACGCGGCGGCCCGCATCGTCATCGTCGACAACCGGACCAACGACCTCGCCGGATACGACAGCGTGCTCCTGGCCGAGATCCTCTCCGAGATCCCGGACCTGGCCGGTACCGGCTACGACCGGGAGAGCGTAGACAGGCTCCTCGACGACACCTCCCTGCCCGAGACGCTGGAACTCACCTCCGACGGCGCGGGCACCGGTGCTGCAGCCACCGTCGACTACCTCCAGTGGGGCTACCTCCAGTGGGAGTCAAAGCGGGTCCGGATCACCTCCGAAGAGGTCGAAGCCCTCAACGCCATCTATACGAAGTTCGTGGACGACACCAACAGCGACCTCGGCTTCGGCTGGCACGTCTTGCAGCAGGCCCACGAGGAGGGCGAGGCGGCATGA